The genomic segment acacTAATAACTTAGATATAAATTGAcagttaataagttaatttaaaaaaagttaatatatttgtatgtatataatatataaatatgtgcgcaagaagaaagatttttataactttgaataattagtaaaaagtTTTTGATGAATTAACGCAATCAATTCTtacaaacataatattttcttttgtattcttgcacaaaatgttttttttttttgcatattatgacaaatttggaaaatgaaaatacttgatgaaaaataaaattataccaaCGTAGGATGctataaattagttttatagCCAGAAATAAACGGAAGCCCTGTACCGACtttttcttgatatttaaCATAGTCTTCaccaaagaattttattaaagtaatttcttCATTCAGAACACGATTATGGAAAAAACTCCATGACATCAATGCATATGCACAGAAGCAGAATGGATTTTGAAgtattaactaaaataaaaatttataaaacattaattagtataatataataaaagtacaaaGTTATTCTCAATTCTGCAAAATTTATGATACCCTACCTGTGTTCCTATAGACCAATAAAACCACCCTACATAACTAGGATGTCTACACAGATTATATACACCGTGTGTAACAAGCTGGTGATTATCACTTTTCTCACTTTGCACAATATGGTTAAAATTGTGCTTTGCAGTACACATTGCtagttttcttaatatttcacCAGAGATGCACAATATTAATCCAAGATAGGATATTAGAGAAGGCAGTTTCAATCCATAAAAGTAATGCCTCTCTATAAAAAACTCTATCCAACTGAGACTTGCTGCTACTCCATATTCTATGCTATGGTTGAGAATAAAACTGTCGATTGACAATAGCGCTGGATTTGTCCATGCTATAGCTAGAAATTCCGAATAATGGAAACTTGCTAATATTGTCATGTAAATTCCAAATATCTGCCATGATGGCGATGCAGTGATTGCAATTAGAATACCAATTCCAAATACGTATCCAAGAAACAATGCTCTGACTGCCACCTAGGAAAGAAACAAATACTTcagtacaaaattttattatacatgaaaCAATACAATAATGAGGCAACACTTACTTGATAAGCAAAGCCACGAAATGCTAAATATGCAAGtacatttataacaatatactgCAGTATATGTAGAAACCAGATATTCGTAA from the Anoplolepis gracilipes chromosome 11, ASM4749672v1, whole genome shotgun sequence genome contains:
- the Ste14 gene encoding protein-S-isoprenylcysteine O-methyltransferase — protein: MLCNDGILSLFCFIAAGLISVLPEILFRLELDIYVVCITNIWFLHILQYIVINVLAYLAFRGFAYQVAVRALFLGYVFGIGILIAITASPSWQIFGIYMTILASFHYSEFLAIAWTNPALLSIDSFILNHSIEYGVAASLSWIEFFIERHYFYGLKLPSLISYLGLILCISGEILRKLAMCTAKHNFNHIVQSEKSDNHQLVTHGVYNLCRHPSYVGWFYWSIGTQLILQNPFCFCAYALMSWSFFHNRVLNEEITLIKFFGEDYVKYQEKVGTGLPFISGYKTNL